One Lycium barbarum isolate Lr01 chromosome 5, ASM1917538v2, whole genome shotgun sequence genomic window carries:
- the LOC132642318 gene encoding uncharacterized protein LOC132642318 — translation MPHIQHYTIAWFEKTLTKSYIQNDDFILPTMDVLPQVDKEVVVLYDKSTFKMKYKIGRKAHLDNGWKEFVDAKGLKEGDELRFQVCDLEDRLYFIVTKVEEPEIIDVDLVVSFYL, via the exons ATGCCACATATCCAACATTACACTATTGCTTGGTTTGAGAAAACATTGACTAAATCCTATATACAAAACGATGATTTC ATTCTTCCAACTATGGATGTTCTTCCACAAGTTGACAAAGAAGTCGTTGTTTTATACGACAAAAGCACTTTCAAAATGAAATACAAGATCGGTCGAAAGGCGCACCTCGACAATggatggaaagagtttgttgatgcaaaAGGCCTAAAGGAAGGGGATGAGTTGCGTTTTCAAGTTTGTGATCTAGAGGATCGCCTCTACTTCATTGTTACTAAAGTGGAGGAGCCGGAGATCATAGATGTTGATTTGGTCGTCTCTTTCTatttatga